A genomic stretch from Nitrospirota bacterium includes:
- a CDS encoding type II toxin-antitoxin system HicA family toxin: MSKAEKLLKRFLSKPKDFTFDELARLLQGFGYEEVKMGKTSGSRVAFINYETKHIIRLHKPHPRPELKRYQLDNVEDELKNKGII, encoded by the coding sequence ATGAGTAAAGCCGAAAAGCTCTTAAAAAGGTTTTTATCTAAACCGAAGGATTTTACATTCGATGAGCTTGCCAGGCTCTTGCAAGGTTTCGGCTATGAAGAAGTAAAGATGGGGAAAACATCCGGTTCAAGGGTTGCGTTTATCAATTACGAAACAAAGCATATTATAAGGCTCCACAAGCCGCACCCAAGGCCAGAGCTTAAACGCTACCAACTGGATAATGTCGAGGATGAACTTAAGAACAAGGGGATAATTTAA
- a CDS encoding PEP-CTERM sorting domain-containing protein, with protein MRYRWIIAALFFLTATNANATIFTYEFDGAVTTILHDDSANTFSSNFAVGDLVHGTYTLDDTIIPTFPRPSFARYSGNSFNVTIGSHNFSGSADHRVFNNDLPSINDAFSIINETGYTAPSLGDLISRTFFLQFFDSTRTVFSNTDMVLNPPPLSNFDSQINGLRLDNKFNPDDYGALYYNINSLAPVPEPSTLLLLGSGMTGLVAMRRFRFRK; from the coding sequence ATGAGATACAGATGGATAATAGCCGCCTTATTTTTTCTGACTGCGACAAACGCAAACGCGACGATTTTCACCTATGAGTTTGACGGTGCAGTAACAACTATTTTGCACGATGACAGCGCTAACACATTTTCCAGTAATTTTGCGGTAGGTGATTTAGTGCACGGCACCTACACGCTGGATGATACAATAATCCCTACTTTCCCCCGGCCAAGCTTTGCCAGATATTCCGGGAATTCTTTTAACGTGACGATTGGCTCACATAATTTCTCTGGCTCGGCCGATCACCGTGTATTTAACAATGATCTTCCTTCTATTAATGATGCATTTTCGATTATCAATGAAACAGGTTATACGGCGCCCAGTCTTGGCGACCTGATCAGTAGAACATTCTTTTTACAGTTTTTTGACAGCACACGTACGGTATTCTCAAATACTGACATGGTATTAAACCCGCCGCCTCTGTCAAATTTTGACTCTCAGATAAACGGTCTGAGACTCGACAACAAATTCAATCCCGATGATTATGGAGCTCTATATTACAATATAAATTCACTTGCTCCTGTTCCTGAACCCTCAACCCTTCTCCTTTTGGGAAGCGGGATGACGGGGCTGGTTGCGATGAGGAGATTCAGATTTAGGAAATAG
- a CDS encoding type II toxin-antitoxin system HicB family antitoxin — MKDVLTYKGFIGSVHFDAEDKVFHGKIEGINDLVTFEGDSVKEIIKAFHEAVDDYVKLCKEAGKEPLKSAKGSFNVRISPEIHKKALEKAALMGISLNQFVQKAIEDEVRH; from the coding sequence ATGAAAGACGTATTAACATATAAAGGATTTATCGGCTCGGTTCATTTCGATGCAGAGGATAAGGTTTTTCATGGAAAGATCGAAGGAATAAATGACCTTGTGACCTTTGAAGGGGACAGCGTAAAGGAGATTATAAAAGCTTTCCATGAAGCGGTGGATGATTATGTTAAACTCTGCAAAGAGGCCGGTAAAGAACCGCTAAAATCAGCCAAGGGCAGTTTTAATGTCCGAATATCCCCGGAGATACATAAAAAGGCCTTGGAGAAGGCGGCACTCATGGGTATATCCTTAAATCAGTTTGTTCAGAAGGCGATCGAAGATGAGGTAAGGCATTAA